Below is a genomic region from Microbacterium galbinum.
ATGTAGGTTCCCTCCGGAACGGTCATCCGCACCTGGGGAAGGTGCTCGGCGACCAGGGCGGCCAGTGCTCGGCGATTACCGTCGAGATAGGCGACCGTCTCGTGCAGCCACTCGCCCCCATCGGCGTACGCGGCGACGTTGGCGACCGCTCCGATCGTCGAGGTGCCGTGCCCCGACCACGCTCCTTCGCGTTCCCAGAGCTCCGCATCCCGCTCGTTCGAGACGATGATCTGCGCGCACTTGAGACCGGCGAGGTTCCACGCCTTGGACGCGGAGGTGGCGGTGAGGGTGTGACCTGCGGCGACATCGGAGATCGAGGCGTAGGGGATGTGCTGGGCGGGGGCGTAGACGATCGGCGCGTGGATCTCGTCCGAGAACACGCGTCCGCCGGCGTCGTGCACAGTCTCCGCCACCCGTTCGAGCTCTTCGCGCGTCGCGACCGTTCCGAGCGGGTTGTGCGGATTGCACAGCACGAGCAGCTCACCGCCCTCGGCGAAGGCCGCGGCCACCGCGTCGTGGTCGAGCACCCAGCGCCCGTTCTCGACGATGCTCGGCACCTCGATGACCCGTCGCCCGTGCATCGGGGGAACCATGAGGAACGGCATGTACGCCGGCGTCGGGACGATCACGGCGGCCCCCGGAGCCGTGTACTGCTCGATCGCGTACTCGAAAGCGGTGATCACGTCGGGGACCTGTTTCACCTGCGCCGACGAGATCTCCCAGCCGTAGCGAGCGGCGTACCAGGTGGCCGTCGCGGCGGCGAGCTGGTCGGCGAGATGCTGTGGAAGGTAGCCCGTGAGGCCCTGCTCGAGGGCATCGCCCACCGCGTCCTTCACCGCGGGCGCGACCCCGAAATCCATCTCGGCGACGAAGGCGCCGATGGTGTCGGGGAAGGTCGTCCACTTGACGCTCCCCGCCTCTCGCAGATCGTTCTCGGTGAGGGTGTCGATGCGGTCGACGGACATACGGGGATCCTTCACGGCAGGGGAGAGGGGGCTCCCTCGATCGTACGGGGAGCGCGCCCTGCCGGGGCCGGAGGGTCGGCCCCGCGGCGGGTCACCGATCGCGGGGTGCGCGTTTGACGACGTCGTACGCGGCGAGCGCCGCCTTCCGCGTCTCCGCGAGGTCGACGATCGGCTCGGCGGGGGCATCCGATGCCCATTGCGAGATGTACAGGCGGTTCGGATCGAACTTCTTGGCCTGGAGCTCGGGGTTGAAGATGCGGAAGTAGGGCGCGGCATCCGCACCGGAGCCGGCGACCCACTGCCAGTTGAACGGGTTGTTCGCCCCATCGGCATCGACGAGGGTGTCCCAGAACCACTCCTCGCCGCGGTGCCAGTCGATGAGGAGGTTCTTCACGAGGAACGACGCAGTGACCATCCGCACCCGGTTGTGCATGTACCCGGTGCGCCAGAGTTCGCGCATTCCGGCGTCGACCAGTGGCACGCCGGTCTCGCCGCGCTGCCACGCGTCGAGGTGCGACGGCTTCAGCCGCGGCCACGGGAAGGCGTCGAACTCGGGGCGCAGGTTCTTCGTCGCGAGGTCGGGGAAGTGGAAGAGCGTGTGCCACGCGAACTCGCGCCACCCGAGCTCCGAGAGGAACCCGCCCGCGCCGTCCGCGGAGACTGCCTCGTGCCAGACCGTGAACGGGCTGATCTCCCCCCAGCGCAGGCAGGGGGACAGGAGCGAGGTGGCTCCGGCCGAAGGCTCGTCGCGTGCGCGGTCGTAGGATCCGAGGTCCTCGTCGAGGAAGGAGCGCAGCCGACGTCGGGCGGCGGGTTCCCCGGGTTCCCAGGTCTCGCGCAGTCCCTCCGCCCAGTCCGGACGGGTGGGGAGCAGAGCCCAGTCGTCGAGGTCGTCCGATGCCGGAGCCGAGGGGATGCCGTCGATCTCGCGTGGCTCGGGGAGGGGGAGTCGCGGTGCGGGCAGCGAGAGGCACGCCCGCCAGAAGGGAGTGAACACGGAGAAGTGCGTACCGGCCCCTGTCGTCACCGTCCAGGGCTCGTGGAGAAGGGATCCCGCGAAGGAGGCGACCTCGACGCCGTCGTTCCGCAGAGCGGTCTTCAGCTCGGCGTCGATGTCGCGCTCGGGTCGGCCGTACCGGCGATTCCAGAAGACGGCGCCGGCGTCGGTATCCGCCACGACCTGGGGGATCACGCGGGCGGCGGGACCGCGGCGCAGCACCAGTGCGCCCCCACGCTCCCGCAGCCGTTCGCTCAGCGAGGCGAGTGAGTGATGCAACCACCAGCGGGCCGCTCCGCCGAGCGGTCGGATGCCGGGGGATTCCTCGTCGAGCACGTAGACGGCGAGGATCGGCTCCCCGCGATCGATCGCGGCGCGCAACGCGGGGTTGTCGGCGAGACGCAGATCATCACGGAACCACACGATCGAGGGGGAGGACATCGCCCCATTCTGGCGCTCGTCGTGCGATCGGAGAAATGTCAGCGTCGGCCTTGACTTCGACCCTCGGCGCTGGTGGCCCACACCGCCCACGCCATGAGGAGCGGCTGCAGGAACAGCCGCCCGAATCGACGGCGGTCGGTGTCGAGCCCGGGCGTGGAACGGCCGGTGCGCCACTGGTGCACGTTGCCGGGCAGCACGGCG
It encodes:
- a CDS encoding MalY/PatB family protein gives rise to the protein MSVDRIDTLTENDLREAGSVKWTTFPDTIGAFVAEMDFGVAPAVKDAVGDALEQGLTGYLPQHLADQLAAATATWYAARYGWEISSAQVKQVPDVITAFEYAIEQYTAPGAAVIVPTPAYMPFLMVPPMHGRRVIEVPSIVENGRWVLDHDAVAAAFAEGGELLVLCNPHNPLGTVATREELERVAETVHDAGGRVFSDEIHAPIVYAPAQHIPYASISDVAAGHTLTATSASKAWNLAGLKCAQIIVSNERDAELWEREGAWSGHGTSTIGAVANVAAYADGGEWLHETVAYLDGNRRALAALVAEHLPQVRMTVPEGTYIALLDFRETGLTGDLGEWFREHAGVAMTDGAACGVAAIGFTRFVFALPRPLLEEAVRRIAAALQALND
- a CDS encoding cryptochrome/photolyase family protein, with product MSSPSIVWFRDDLRLADNPALRAAIDRGEPILAVYVLDEESPGIRPLGGAARWWLHHSLASLSERLRERGGALVLRRGPAARVIPQVVADTDAGAVFWNRRYGRPERDIDAELKTALRNDGVEVASFAGSLLHEPWTVTTGAGTHFSVFTPFWRACLSLPAPRLPLPEPREIDGIPSAPASDDLDDWALLPTRPDWAEGLRETWEPGEPAARRRLRSFLDEDLGSYDRARDEPSAGATSLLSPCLRWGEISPFTVWHEAVSADGAGGFLSELGWREFAWHTLFHFPDLATKNLRPEFDAFPWPRLKPSHLDAWQRGETGVPLVDAGMRELWRTGYMHNRVRMVTASFLVKNLLIDWHRGEEWFWDTLVDADGANNPFNWQWVAGSGADAAPYFRIFNPELQAKKFDPNRLYISQWASDAPAEPIVDLAETRKAALAAYDVVKRAPRDR